The Methylocella silvestris BL2 DNA segment GGCGCAAGGGAGCCGGGCAAGAGCAGGCCGGAGCGACGAATCCTGGAGAGGGACCATAATTGATGGTAATGGCGCACGAGCCGTCCTGTCACAACTTCAACCGCTCGCAAAAAGTGTTGCCGTCGATCGCGACGATTTTGGAATGACTCAATCCAAAATCATGAATCGTGATCGATTCCGAGAGTTTGGAGCATGATGTCGGTCCGAAGAGTCTACAACTTTTCGGCATCATGCCCTGGGGAGATTTAGCCTTGAACAAGTTAACGGGGGATGACCTTACCGACGCGCTTGAGCCGTTCGATTTGTTCGACGCCTGGTTTGCCGAGGCGCGCAAGGCCGAGTTGAACGATCCGGAGGCGATGGCGCTGGCGAGCGTCGACGCCGATGGGCTTCCGGACGTCCGCATGGTGCTGCTCAAGGAGGCGAGCCCGGCGGGATTTGTATTCTACAGCAACGCGGAAAGCGCGAAGGGGCGCGAGCTTGCGGCAAATCCCAAGGCCGCCGCCGTCATGCATTGGAAATCGCTGCGCCGACAGGTGCGCTTTCGTGGCGCGGCGACGCAGGTCTCAGGCGCCGAAGCCGACGCCTATTTCGCCTCAAGAGCCCGCGAAAGCCGGATCGGCGCCTGGGCGAGCCAGCAGTCGCGGCCGCTCGAAAGCCGCTTCGCGCTTGAAAAAGCCGTCGCCAAATATGCGCTGAGATATGCCGTCGGCGAAATCCCGCGGCCGCCCTATTGGACCGGCTACCGGATCGCGCCGGTGCAGATTGAGTTCTGGTCGGACGGCGCCTTCCGGCTGCATGACCGAATCGTCTTCCGCCGCGATTCAATCGACGCGCCCTGGCGCAAGGAGCGGCTCTACCCGTGAGCGGCAAGTCCATGGGTGAACCCACGCCAGAGGCGGTCCGGCTCTATCCGGCCTATCCCTTTCTCGCCGTCAGCATCGCAGTATTTCGCGCCGGCGAGGTGCTGCTGGCCACCCGCACGCGGCCGCCCTTCGCGGGCGATTTTTCGCTGCCGGGCGGGCTGGTCGAGGCCGGCGAAACGCTTGAAACGGCGGCCCTGCGCGAACTCGCCGAGGAGGTTCAGGTCGAAGCGCGCATCGTCGGCTTCAACCGCCATGTCGAATCGATCGAGCGTGACGAAAGCGGCAAGATCAGGCGCCATTTCGTCATCGCCTCCTTCATCGGCGAATGGATTTCCGGCGAGGGAACGCCGGGCCCGGAAGCCGGCCGGATTCTTTGGGCGGCGCCCGGCGCTCTCGCCCGCCTCGCCTGCACGCCGCTGACGGCGGAGGTCGTCGAGGGCGCCGCCGCCAAATATCTTCCCGGCGTGGCGCCGCGCTGACGCGCGCGCCTTTTCAAAGCCGCGCAAACATGGCTAGAGTTTCGGCATGCCATCGCGAGCCGGCCGGGACATGACGCTTAGCAGCAGGAGACCGCAAATCGGGACGGCGCCTTCTTTGGCTGCGGCGCTTGTCCTTGCGGCGGCGCTTGCGCTGCTTCCGGCCGCCTCGCCGTCGGCGGGCGCGCAAGAGGCCCAGCAAAACGGCCTCCCCTTTCCAATGCCTTGGTTCGCGCCGCCCGCGCCTGCGCCCGCTCCCGCGCCGGCCAAGGCGCCAAAGCACACAAGACCCGCGCCGAAACCGAAGCGAGAGGCCAAGCCCGCCGCCGCGCCCAAGACCGAAACCGCGAAGGGCGCGCCCGCCCCGACTGAGGCTGGCAAAGCCGCGAACGCCAAAGCCGATCCGGCCGCCCCCGCAACGGCGACGCCCGAAGCGCCGCCGCCGCCCTATGAGCCGCAGGTCCTGCGGCTCGCCGAAATTCTCGGCGCGCTCGCCTATCTCGACGATCTCTGCGGCGCCAAGGACGATTGGCGCAAGAAGATGCAGGATTTTCTCGAGGCTGAAGCCCGGAGCGAGGACCGCAAGGAGCGGCTCGCCGGGGCGTTCAACCGCAGCTTCCATGATTATGAGCAATCCTATCAAGCCTGCTCGCCCAATGCGCAGATCGTCATCAGCCGCTTTCTGAGCGAAGGCGGCAAGCTCGCGCGCGATGTCGCGAACCGCTTCAGCGCCTCCTGATCCCGCCTCTTTTTATTCCCGCCCCGCAGCAGACCCGCCTGTGAAAAACCTGATCACCGATGTGGCCGGC contains these protein-coding regions:
- a CDS encoding TIGR02301 family protein; translation: MAAALVLAAALALLPAASPSAGAQEAQQNGLPFPMPWFAPPAPAPAPAPAKAPKHTRPAPKPKREAKPAAAPKTETAKGAPAPTEAGKAANAKADPAAPATATPEAPPPPYEPQVLRLAEILGALAYLDDLCGAKDDWRKKMQDFLEAEARSEDRKERLAGAFNRSFHDYEQSYQACSPNAQIVISRFLSEGGKLARDVANRFSAS
- the pdxH gene encoding pyridoxamine 5'-phosphate oxidase, translated to MNKLTGDDLTDALEPFDLFDAWFAEARKAELNDPEAMALASVDADGLPDVRMVLLKEASPAGFVFYSNAESAKGRELAANPKAAAVMHWKSLRRQVRFRGAATQVSGAEADAYFASRARESRIGAWASQQSRPLESRFALEKAVAKYALRYAVGEIPRPPYWTGYRIAPVQIEFWSDGAFRLHDRIVFRRDSIDAPWRKERLYP
- a CDS encoding NUDIX hydrolase, encoding MSGKSMGEPTPEAVRLYPAYPFLAVSIAVFRAGEVLLATRTRPPFAGDFSLPGGLVEAGETLETAALRELAEEVQVEARIVGFNRHVESIERDESGKIRRHFVIASFIGEWISGEGTPGPEAGRILWAAPGALARLACTPLTAEVVEGAAAKYLPGVAPR